In the Alkaliphilus oremlandii OhILAs genome, one interval contains:
- a CDS encoding DUF5050 domain-containing protein gives MSKKRIGFKVSSMCVLLCLILLTLSLTACLSDVPVEIVKEDYSSTVSNYNNFSYMVEGNNKIYFSRMKADDSASPYEPVDFDAIDVGIYAMDLSGDHIEKISNMYGRFLQVVDDKIYFNTWLPERGLYRMNLDGSELELIIEGAWLNFYIYKDAIYYVADMYHPFRKFDLKTGEESIALDDFGFINWIDDDYIYFSYDHEIPYYYRMNLETQEIQLLKGTDDTPQRFSYDGEAIYYSTFDAIYRIDLSNTDLDSSSMGEEIVHNIHGGHNLIHNGGFFYYFDSRQISNNIVYDLYRVDEKGKKKELLVKDLNQNVRMYILGGELYITEIDSITSLIKGYYRFDFENKTLEPLRFEE, from the coding sequence ATGAGTAAAAAACGGATAGGATTTAAAGTATCTAGTATGTGCGTTCTTCTTTGTCTTATTCTTCTTACACTTTCCTTAACAGCTTGTTTATCTGATGTGCCAGTAGAAATTGTTAAAGAAGATTATTCTTCAACGGTCTCCAATTACAATAATTTTAGTTATATGGTTGAGGGGAATAATAAAATTTATTTTTCTCGTATGAAAGCAGATGATTCGGCTTCACCATATGAGCCAGTGGACTTTGATGCGATCGACGTAGGGATTTATGCTATGGACTTATCTGGAGATCATATTGAAAAAATAAGTAATATGTATGGTCGTTTTCTTCAAGTAGTGGATGATAAAATTTACTTCAATACATGGCTTCCAGAAAGAGGGCTTTATAGAATGAATTTAGATGGTTCTGAATTAGAGCTTATAATTGAAGGGGCTTGGCTCAACTTTTATATTTATAAAGATGCAATATATTATGTTGCTGATATGTATCATCCCTTTAGAAAATTTGATTTAAAAACAGGCGAAGAAAGTATTGCCTTAGATGACTTCGGATTCATTAACTGGATCGATGATGATTATATCTATTTCTCCTATGATCACGAAATTCCTTATTATTATAGGATGAATTTGGAAACCCAAGAAATACAACTTTTGAAGGGAACGGATGATACCCCACAGCGATTTAGTTATGATGGAGAAGCAATATATTATTCCACCTTCGATGCTATCTATCGAATAGATTTAAGCAATACTGATCTTGATTCTAGTAGTATGGGAGAAGAGATTGTACATAATATTCATGGAGGACATAATCTTATCCATAATGGCGGTTTTTTCTATTATTTTGATTCCCGACAAATTAGTAATAACATTGTGTACGACCTTTATCGTGTAGATGAAAAAGGAAAGAAAAAAGAGCTTTTAGTCAAAGATTTAAACCAAAATGTAAGAATGTATATCCTTGGCGGAGAGCTATATATCACTGAAATTGACAGCATTACCTCACTTATAAAGGGATATTATCGATTTGATTTTGAAAATAAAACCCTTGAACCTTTGAGGTTTGAAGAGTAG
- a CDS encoding LytTR family DNA-binding domain-containing protein gives MDLIKKNSNLDEFLILSLRNRQEIININSINFIQKVNDRHVVISTLTAEYTIQSTLKNIWNILENKNIFFRSHKSFIINLKQIKSINRFSNSYCVNFKRTEKRAILSRDNKKKLQDLIISI, from the coding sequence ATGGACTTAATAAAAAAAAATAGCAATTTAGATGAATTTTTGATATTATCATTAAGAAATAGGCAAGAGATTATAAATATTAACTCAATAAATTTTATACAAAAAGTTAATGATAGGCATGTAGTTATTAGCACTTTGACAGCTGAATATACTATTCAAAGTACATTGAAAAATATTTGGAACATATTGGAGAACAAAAATATATTTTTTAGATCTCATAAAAGTTTTATAATTAATCTAAAACAAATAAAATCGATAAATAGATTCAGTAATTCTTACTGCGTTAATTTTAAACGTACTGAAAAAAGAGCTATACTTAGCAGAGATAACAAAAAAAAGTTACAAGATTTAATAATTAGTATATGA
- a CDS encoding site-specific integrase, which yields MRTRDMNKLILTTKDIRPATKDWTRKVMESACSAAGIPLFTSKDLRHAYAFYALRLGTAVDDVAN from the coding sequence ATGCGTACTAGGGATATGAATAAACTTATACTTACTACTAAAGATATACGACCTGCTACTAAAGACTGGACTAGAAAGGTGATGGAATCTGCATGTAGTGCGGCGGGTATACCTTTATTTACTAGCAAGGATCTTCGTCATGCTTATGCATTTTATGCTTTAAGATTAGGCACTGCAGTTGATGATGTAGCAAATTAG
- a CDS encoding TnsD family Tn7-like transposition protein has product MFTCPHNEAKLKKYDIDKTISSRVAFIRLDERYLDFNVEYEENERMNSRLLEVSKAAYYILTSNIFEFDKDTIFKKYKELLDKEELLSVNKNIKQRELHEEFINFYGEEFLEIMESGIDKDNEYNPFGKSPWPCLNPVADHYKQDIIYNFKITSDYKTRKPVGTFTCDCGFIYSRKGPDTNYDDRYKVGRVKNFGYEWEDKLKKYLNLRDYSIRDIAKLMKCDPKTVVKYDKYFGINRFKDSKMNKLEENIKLNDSTNIDIELYKNTILDSISNNPNLPRTNTRELCKKEYNYIYKHDRKWLSDNLPKKLNRKQIDNKSNERVDWNKRDIEVLNAGKNEYLELISKEKPIRITMSNLGKVLGILPMH; this is encoded by the coding sequence GTGTTTACATGTCCTCATAATGAAGCCAAACTTAAAAAATATGATATAGATAAAACCATTAGTAGTAGAGTAGCTTTCATAAGGCTTGATGAAAGGTATTTGGATTTTAATGTAGAATATGAAGAAAATGAAAGAATGAATTCAAGACTATTAGAAGTATCTAAGGCAGCTTATTATATATTGACCAGTAATATTTTTGAATTTGATAAAGATACTATATTTAAAAAATATAAGGAGCTCCTTGATAAAGAGGAGCTATTATCAGTAAATAAAAATATAAAGCAGAGAGAACTGCATGAAGAATTTATAAATTTTTATGGTGAAGAATTTTTAGAAATAATGGAATCAGGTATAGACAAAGATAATGAGTACAATCCATTTGGTAAATCTCCATGGCCATGTCTAAATCCCGTAGCAGATCATTATAAACAAGATATAATATACAACTTTAAAATAACTTCTGATTATAAGACTAGAAAGCCTGTTGGAACATTTACATGCGACTGTGGTTTTATCTATTCAAGGAAAGGCCCTGATACAAATTACGACGATAGATACAAAGTAGGCAGAGTAAAAAACTTTGGGTATGAGTGGGAAGATAAATTAAAAAAATATTTAAATTTAAGGGATTATAGTATAAGAGATATAGCTAAATTGATGAAATGTGATCCTAAAACTGTTGTAAAATACGATAAGTATTTTGGTATAAATAGGTTTAAAGATTCTAAAATGAATAAACTTGAAGAAAATATTAAGCTAAATGATAGTACTAATATAGATATAGAATTATATAAGAATACTATATTAGATAGTATTTCTAATAATCCTAATTTGCCTAGAACAAATACAAGAGAACTTTGCAAAAAAGAATATAACTATATTTATAAACATGATAGAAAATGGCTTTCAGATAATCTTCCTAAAAAGTTAAATAGAAAGCAGATAGATAATAAAAGTAATGAAAGAGTAGATTGGAATAAAAGGGACATAGAAGTATTAAATGCAGGTAAAAATGAATACCTAGAGTTAATATCTAAAGAAAAACCTATAAGAATTACTATGTCTAATTTAGGAAAAGTATTAGGAATACTCCCTATGCATTAA
- the glmS gene encoding glutamine--fructose-6-phosphate transaminase (isomerizing), which yields MCGIVGYIGKKEAVPVLIEGLEKLEYRGYDSAGIAIYNNNDVVVRKFKGRLSVLEDHLKEEKIPGSLGIGHTRWATHGEPNDVNAHPHTNHTGDIAVVHNGIIENYMKLKEWLISEGKVFVSDTDTEVISHLVDYYYKGDLIEAVHKAVGRMEGAYAVGVISRQNPNQLVAVRKDSPLVVGVGKGENFIASDIPALLKYTKNVYFLEDGEMAILERDQVRILNEFGQKVDREIFEVTWDVESAEKGGYQHFMLKEIHEQPKAIKDTISPRLNEHNEIVLDDIKITKEELERINKIMIVACGTAAYAGLIGKYAIEKFAKIPVEWDIASEFRYRDPFVDDKTLVISISQSGETADTLAALREAKEKGARVMAVTNVVGSRISREADDVFYTWAGPEIAVASTKAYVTQLIAMYLIALNMGIKKGVLSKEKHDAVLMELKALPEKAEKILFDKNILQSLADKQFNNQSVFYIGRGLDDYVSREGSLKLKEISYIHSEAIAAGELKHGTIALIEEGTLVVALATQDSLYDKMLSNIKEVKARGAYVIAVAKETNKEIEKSADTVIYIPETMDELTAVLSVIPLQLLAYYIAVARGCDVDKPKNLAKSVTVE from the coding sequence ATGTGTGGAATTGTTGGATATATAGGAAAGAAAGAAGCCGTACCTGTTTTAATAGAAGGCTTGGAAAAATTAGAATATAGAGGATACGACTCTGCGGGTATCGCCATTTATAATAATAACGATGTTGTCGTAAGAAAGTTCAAGGGTAGATTAAGTGTTTTAGAGGATCATTTAAAAGAAGAGAAGATCCCAGGTTCTTTAGGAATCGGCCATACGAGATGGGCGACCCACGGAGAGCCAAATGATGTCAATGCACATCCCCATACCAACCATACTGGAGACATTGCAGTGGTCCATAATGGCATCATAGAAAACTATATGAAGCTGAAGGAATGGTTAATTTCAGAAGGAAAGGTATTTGTATCGGATACAGATACAGAGGTAATTTCCCACTTAGTAGATTACTATTATAAAGGAGATTTAATAGAAGCAGTACACAAAGCAGTAGGAAGAATGGAAGGCGCCTATGCAGTCGGTGTCATCAGCAGACAGAATCCGAATCAATTGGTGGCTGTTCGAAAGGATAGTCCGTTGGTGGTCGGCGTAGGTAAGGGAGAAAACTTCATAGCCTCCGACATTCCTGCCCTATTAAAATATACAAAGAACGTATACTTTTTAGAGGATGGAGAAATGGCAATTTTAGAAAGAGACCAAGTTCGTATTTTAAATGAGTTTGGGCAAAAAGTAGATCGGGAGATTTTCGAAGTAACCTGGGATGTGGAGTCTGCTGAAAAAGGTGGATACCAACATTTTATGCTGAAAGAAATCCACGAACAACCGAAGGCGATCAAAGATACCATCTCTCCACGATTGAATGAACATAATGAAATCGTTTTAGATGATATTAAGATCACGAAAGAAGAGCTAGAACGAATCAACAAAATCATGATTGTCGCTTGCGGTACTGCTGCCTATGCAGGGTTAATCGGAAAGTATGCCATTGAAAAGTTTGCAAAGATTCCTGTTGAGTGGGATATTGCATCGGAATTTAGATACAGAGACCCTTTTGTGGACGATAAAACTTTAGTAATCTCCATTAGTCAATCTGGTGAGACCGCAGATACTTTGGCTGCTCTTAGAGAGGCCAAGGAAAAGGGCGCTCGGGTCATGGCGGTAACCAATGTGGTAGGTAGCCGAATTTCTAGAGAGGCCGACGATGTTTTCTATACCTGGGCAGGACCAGAAATTGCGGTAGCATCTACAAAGGCATACGTTACCCAGCTGATCGCAATGTATCTTATCGCATTGAACATGGGCATTAAAAAAGGTGTTTTATCAAAGGAAAAACACGATGCAGTGCTAATGGAATTAAAAGCATTACCTGAAAAGGCAGAGAAGATCCTATTTGATAAGAATATACTGCAATCCCTTGCTGATAAGCAGTTCAACAACCAAAGTGTATTCTATATCGGTAGAGGTTTAGACGATTATGTTTCTAGAGAAGGGTCCTTAAAGCTAAAGGAAATATCCTATATTCATTCAGAGGCTATTGCAGCAGGGGAATTGAAGCACGGAACCATTGCTCTAATTGAGGAAGGTACCCTTGTCGTAGCTTTGGCTACACAGGATAGCTTATACGATAAAATGCTTTCTAATATTAAAGAAGTAAAAGCAAGAGGCGCCTATGTTATAGCAGTGGCGAAAGAAACAAATAAAGAAATCGAAAAATCCGCAGATACAGTGATTTATATACCGGAAACTATGGATGAACTGACAGCGGTGTTATCGGTAATTCCACTACAATTACTGGCATATTACATCGCTGTAGCGAGGGGCTGCGATGTAGATAAACCGAAGAACTTAGCGAAATCTGTTACGGTAGAGTAG
- a CDS encoding helix-turn-helix domain-containing protein codes for MRKRKLTDFGELVKLRLFQLNMTQKNLAARVGTSEEYLSMILYGERSGKKYKDKIKSVLFDGNEELNQKQKK; via the coding sequence TTGAGAAAGAGAAAGCTAACTGATTTTGGGGAGTTAGTAAAACTAAGATTATTTCAATTAAATATGACACAGAAAAACTTAGCAGCTCGGGTTGGTACATCGGAAGAATATCTTAGTATGATTTTATATGGGGAACGATCGGGGAAAAAATATAAAGATAAAATAAAATCCGTTCTATTTGATGGAAATGAAGAATTGAATCAAAAGCAGAAAAAATAA
- a CDS encoding helix-turn-helix domain-containing protein, translating into MDTIGKRIRAARKANNLTLIDIKNITGLSTGNLSELENDKFLPSANALIQFKKLFNVSIDWILTGEEPNYATNPQAFNEMKEAYIISEYTEDEIKMIESYRKLDYESKQNLKGYLAVVLSTIDNR; encoded by the coding sequence ATGGATACAATAGGGAAAAGAATTCGAGCTGCTAGAAAGGCGAACAATTTAACCTTAATTGATATAAAAAACATTACTGGGCTATCTACTGGTAACCTTAGTGAGCTGGAAAACGATAAGTTTCTACCATCTGCCAATGCACTTATTCAATTTAAGAAATTATTTAATGTATCAATCGATTGGATCTTAACTGGAGAAGAGCCGAATTACGCTACAAATCCACAAGCCTTTAATGAAATGAAGGAAGCTTATATCATTAGCGAGTATACAGAAGATGAAATAAAAATGATTGAATCCTACAGAAAACTGGATTATGAAAGTAAACAGAACCTTAAGGGGTACTTAGCCGTCGTTCTTTCTACCATAGACAACAGGTAA
- a CDS encoding LapA family protein: MKINMEVRFIISLLFSALVAAFAIQNADSVSIRFLLYEFNISQAIVILGSAILGAIIVVFLGLIKQIRQGMKIKQLTKEITKLTEEKNMLQMKLEETTVAVKEEKVEEVEAKEEMSVIELEK, translated from the coding sequence ATGAAAATTAATATGGAAGTAAGATTCATTATATCATTACTATTTTCAGCTTTAGTTGCCGCTTTTGCGATTCAGAATGCAGACAGTGTGAGTATTCGATTCCTACTTTACGAATTTAATATATCACAGGCCATTGTCATATTGGGGTCCGCCATATTAGGGGCAATCATCGTAGTATTCCTCGGGCTGATTAAGCAAATAAGGCAAGGAATGAAGATCAAGCAATTGACAAAAGAGATCACGAAGCTTACGGAAGAAAAAAATATGCTTCAGATGAAATTAGAAGAAACAACTGTAGCGGTGAAAGAAGAAAAGGTAGAGGAAGTAGAGGCTAAAGAGGAGATGTCTGTAATAGAACTTGAAAAATAA
- a CDS encoding NUDIX hydrolase encodes MQGYNIIMVYNKDLDRLLMCKRRKDPYMGLYNLVGGKIDPGEEGFAAAYRELYEETGISKEDIQLKHLMDFRYYYQQCYVEVYVGKLNKEVMLVEEVHALFWSDLDHDFFDMSIYAGEGNIGHMIEQVNMYRNQIFL; translated from the coding sequence ATGCAAGGGTATAATATCATTATGGTTTATAACAAGGATTTAGATCGACTGCTGATGTGCAAGCGAAGGAAAGATCCCTATATGGGGTTGTATAATTTAGTGGGAGGAAAAATCGATCCTGGAGAAGAAGGATTTGCAGCAGCCTACAGAGAATTATACGAGGAAACGGGAATATCGAAAGAAGATATCCAGTTAAAGCATCTCATGGACTTTAGATATTATTATCAGCAGTGTTATGTAGAAGTATATGTGGGGAAATTGAATAAGGAAGTAATGCTCGTAGAGGAAGTCCATGCATTATTTTGGTCGGACTTAGATCATGATTTCTTCGATATGTCCATCTATGCTGGAGAGGGGAATATCGGTCACATGATAGAGCAAGTTAATATGTACAGAAATCAGATTTTTTTATAA
- a CDS encoding AEC family transporter, with protein MQASFVTEQVIVLGILMAVGYVATKRGIITDALSNGITHLLTSIALPALIFSSFNIRYSKETIRGLLLAILYSLIIHTSIILLSKIAFRKYPAEKKQTFRFGTIFPNLGFMGLPLILEVFGQEAALYASVFMIPYHTLLWTYGEGILSKEKADSPFKKILKTPAIIAILLGTIALLLKIQVPYVIEKPIAMLASLTGPLPMILLGEKITKLKFKEIAFDKDIYYGCFIKLIVSPILTLIILRALSAPAFLVNIIVTMESLPSAVMMVILTQRHGGNIEFASKFAVISHIVSIATIPLISLLI; from the coding sequence ATGCAAGCATCCTTTGTGACAGAGCAAGTAATTGTATTAGGAATATTAATGGCTGTGGGTTATGTAGCAACGAAGAGGGGAATCATCACAGATGCCCTATCCAATGGAATCACACACCTACTAACCAGCATTGCTTTACCGGCACTGATTTTTTCATCTTTTAATATCCGCTATTCGAAGGAAACCATAAGAGGGCTCCTATTGGCCATTCTATACTCGTTGATCATACATACCAGCATTATTTTACTTTCTAAAATAGCCTTTAGAAAATATCCTGCTGAAAAAAAACAAACCTTTCGCTTTGGAACAATTTTTCCAAACTTAGGGTTCATGGGGCTACCTTTAATATTGGAGGTGTTTGGACAAGAAGCTGCCCTCTATGCTTCTGTATTTATGATTCCATACCATACTTTGCTATGGACCTATGGAGAAGGTATATTATCAAAGGAGAAGGCGGATTCTCCATTCAAAAAAATACTAAAAACACCAGCCATCATAGCCATTCTCTTGGGTACAATTGCGCTTCTACTAAAAATACAAGTACCTTACGTCATTGAGAAACCCATTGCCATGTTGGCGTCACTGACAGGGCCCCTGCCGATGATCCTGTTGGGAGAGAAGATTACGAAGTTGAAGTTTAAAGAAATCGCTTTTGATAAAGATATCTATTACGGCTGCTTTATTAAATTGATTGTTTCGCCCATACTCACTTTAATTATATTAAGAGCACTAAGTGCACCAGCATTTCTCGTAAATATCATTGTAACGATGGAATCCCTACCGTCGGCAGTGATGATGGTCATCTTAACGCAAAGACATGGTGGCAATATAGAATTCGCATCAAAGTTTGCAGTGATATCTCATATTGTTTCCATCGCTACAATACCGCTGATCTCGCTATTGATATAA
- a CDS encoding YdeI/OmpD-associated family protein, with protein MKIYEFDAEIKKKEGMDAAFIEFPYNVEAEFGVKGQVKVSVTFDGYGYRGSLAKMGHHCHLLGITKNIRDAIGKQPGDVVHIVLKRDDEPRVVDIPQDLMERLEEDKEVHEFFNRLSYTNQKSYVNKITSAKKEETRAKRLDEAIVTLRNKINQS; from the coding sequence ATGAAGATTTATGAATTTGATGCTGAAATCAAGAAGAAAGAAGGGATGGATGCCGCATTTATCGAATTCCCTTATAATGTTGAAGCAGAATTTGGAGTAAAAGGGCAGGTGAAGGTCTCCGTAACCTTCGATGGCTATGGATATAGGGGTTCCTTAGCAAAAATGGGACACCATTGCCATCTGTTGGGAATTACAAAAAATATAAGGGATGCCATTGGAAAGCAGCCGGGAGATGTGGTTCATATTGTTTTAAAAAGGGATGATGAACCGAGGGTTGTTGATATCCCCCAGGATCTAATGGAACGGTTGGAAGAGGATAAGGAAGTCCATGAATTTTTTAATAGGCTATCCTATACCAATCAAAAATCCTATGTAAATAAGATCACAAGTGCTAAAAAAGAGGAAACAAGGGCAAAAAGGCTGGATGAAGCTATTGTCACGTTAAGGAACAAAATCAATCAATCATAA
- a CDS encoding GNAT family N-acetyltransferase: MENLKIKKLNDQDTIPYDLLLLADPSMETIQDYIHRGSIYIASIGHVMVGIYVLIRTRPLTLELVNIAVREEYQGKGIGRSLVQSAMDMARKEKAKVLEVGTGNSSIGQLALYQKCGFRIIGIDRDFFKKHYKEKIIENGIECMDMIRLAVDL; encoded by the coding sequence ATGGAGAATTTGAAGATAAAGAAACTAAATGATCAGGATACAATCCCCTATGATTTACTTCTTCTAGCAGACCCTTCAATGGAGACGATCCAGGATTATATTCATAGAGGAAGTATTTACATTGCCTCCATAGGGCATGTGATGGTTGGTATTTACGTATTAATCAGAACGAGACCCCTCACTTTAGAGCTGGTCAATATTGCTGTTAGAGAGGAGTATCAAGGTAAGGGAATCGGTAGGAGCTTAGTGCAGAGTGCAATGGATATGGCAAGAAAAGAAAAAGCAAAGGTTTTAGAAGTGGGTACTGGAAACTCTAGTATTGGTCAACTGGCTCTCTATCAGAAGTGTGGGTTTCGCATTATTGGCATCGACCGAGATTTTTTTAAAAAGCATTATAAAGAAAAAATAATAGAGAATGGAATTGAATGCATGGATATGATTCGACTTGCTGTCGATTTATAG